In Candidatus Chlorohelix allophototropha, the following are encoded in one genomic region:
- a CDS encoding glycosyltransferase family 2 protein — protein MPINVSVLILNWNGRDYLEPCLNALRGQTYRAFEVILVENGSVDGSAALVREKFGEWLAEGTLKLVELAQNTGFSGGNLEGLKHVDPEARYIATLNNDTEADQCWLETLVNSLENRSDEWAAVCGAMLFASDSARIASAGIEVRKNGLALDGRGGELWKPGAEEEIFGVCAGAALYRRKAIEETGFFDPAFFAYLEDADLAWRLRLRGYRSLYVPDAKVIHLYSGTGGQGSPFKSFQLGRNRLWVILKDMPGALLLRYLPLILFYDLAAVLYTLLFRRDIHALRGRLAALHPHHLKRLRQQRREIQQNRRVSIAELRRWLASSGFGNNLALQRTMDELAIAIPGKPK, from the coding sequence ATGCCGATAAATGTATCAGTTTTAATCCTCAACTGGAACGGGCGCGACTACCTTGAGCCGTGTCTTAATGCGCTGCGTGGGCAAACTTACCGAGCTTTTGAAGTCATTCTAGTCGAAAATGGTTCGGTGGACGGCTCGGCGGCGTTGGTGCGTGAGAAATTCGGGGAGTGGCTGGCAGAAGGCACGTTAAAGCTGGTGGAATTGGCGCAAAACACAGGTTTTTCGGGTGGCAATCTGGAAGGCTTGAAGCATGTCGACCCCGAAGCGCGTTATATTGCCACTCTGAATAATGATACCGAAGCCGACCAATGCTGGCTGGAAACGCTGGTTAACAGCCTTGAAAACCGCTCGGACGAATGGGCGGCGGTTTGTGGCGCGATGCTGTTCGCCTCTGATAGCGCCCGAATCGCCAGCGCGGGAATCGAAGTGAGAAAAAACGGCTTAGCGTTGGATGGGCGCGGTGGGGAATTGTGGAAGCCCGGCGCAGAAGAAGAAATTTTTGGAGTGTGCGCGGGGGCGGCGTTATATCGTCGGAAAGCTATCGAGGAAACAGGCTTTTTTGACCCGGCTTTCTTTGCCTATCTAGAAGATGCCGATTTAGCGTGGCGTTTGCGTTTGCGGGGCTATCGCAGCCTGTATGTGCCGGATGCGAAGGTGATACATCTGTATAGCGGGACAGGCGGGCAGGGTTCGCCCTTCAAGAGCTTTCAGCTTGGGCGCAACCGCTTGTGGGTTATTCTTAAGGATATGCCCGGCGCGTTGCTGTTGCGTTACTTGCCGCTCATCCTCTTTTACGATTTGGCGGCTGTGCTATATACGCTGCTATTTCGGCGCGATATTCACGCTCTGCGGGGAAGATTGGCGGCATTACATCCGCACCACTTGAAACGCCTCCGGCAACAACGGCGCGAAATTCAGCAGAATCGGCGCGTTAGTATTGCTGAGCTACGACGTTGGCTGGCTTCTTCCGGCTTTGGCAACAATCTTGCTTTGCAGCGAACAATGGACGAATTGGCAATAGCTATCCCCGGTAAACCAAAATGA
- a CDS encoding DinB family protein: MAIAREKLITQLEQTTSALVKLVSGLEDNALDFKPETDSWSIREILAHLVDDEMYVMRLRLVRIVREDLPNLVPHDEKKWYLHRNTSRDKLEELLEDFSIQRRASLGIIQMMRESDWIREGIQPEYGQFSAEKWLEKWAGHDVVHLKQINQNLAAFQK; encoded by the coding sequence ATGGCTATAGCAAGGGAAAAGCTAATCACGCAGCTTGAGCAAACCACCTCCGCACTTGTTAAGCTGGTAAGCGGTTTAGAGGATAACGCGCTCGATTTCAAGCCCGAAACGGATAGTTGGAGTATTCGCGAAATTCTGGCGCATCTGGTAGATGATGAAATGTATGTAATGCGCTTACGCCTTGTGCGAATTGTAAGAGAAGATTTACCCAATCTCGTACCACACGATGAAAAGAAATGGTATCTCCATCGCAATACCAGCCGCGATAAGTTGGAAGAATTGCTGGAAGATTTCTCAATACAAAGAAGGGCGAGTCTCGGCATAATCCAGATGATGCGAGAGTCTGATTGGATTCGGGAAGGCATTCAGCCTGAATACGGGCAATTCAGCGCGGAGAAATGGCTGGAAAAGTGGGCAGGGCATGACGTAGTCCATCTTAAGCAGATAAACCAGAATCTAGCAGCCTTCCAAAAGTAG
- a CDS encoding haloalkane dehalogenase: MEYLRTPDERFENLPGYPFAPHYVEVGGLRMHYVAEGAPEAETVLLLHGEPSWSYLYRKMIPLFVEAGYRVIAPDLIGFGRSDKPTERADYTYQRHVDWVKSLIEQLDLKNITLVGQDWGGLIGLRVAAEEEKRFARIVTANTFLPTGDEPPNEAFLRWRRFSQEAPTFDAGRVVKGACATALTTEVIQAYNAPFPDERYQAGARQFPALVPITPDDPASMPNRKAWEVLEKWDKPFLTAFGDSDPITRGGDRYFQKKVPGAQNQPHITLSEAAHFLQEDKGEELAQVIIAFMRGSQAN; encoded by the coding sequence GTGGAATATTTACGAACCCCTGATGAAAGATTTGAAAATCTGCCCGGCTACCCCTTCGCCCCCCATTATGTAGAGGTGGGAGGCTTGCGGATGCACTATGTGGCGGAGGGCGCACCTGAAGCCGAAACCGTTTTACTGCTGCACGGTGAGCCATCGTGGAGTTATCTTTATCGAAAGATGATACCGCTTTTTGTTGAGGCGGGCTATCGCGTGATTGCGCCGGATTTAATCGGCTTTGGGCGTTCCGACAAACCAACAGAACGCGCCGATTATACTTACCAACGCCATGTGGATTGGGTTAAAAGCCTGATCGAGCAACTTGATTTGAAAAATATTACGCTGGTGGGGCAGGATTGGGGCGGGCTAATCGGGTTGCGCGTGGCAGCAGAAGAAGAAAAACGCTTTGCCCGGATTGTAACCGCTAATACTTTTCTCCCTACCGGAGATGAACCGCCTAACGAAGCTTTTTTGCGCTGGCGGCGTTTTTCTCAGGAAGCGCCGACTTTTGATGCGGGAAGAGTAGTCAAAGGGGCATGCGCTACCGCTTTGACCACTGAGGTAATTCAAGCCTACAATGCGCCGTTTCCCGATGAGCGTTATCAAGCCGGGGCGCGCCAATTCCCGGCGTTAGTTCCGATTACGCCCGATGACCCTGCCAGCATGCCGAATCGTAAAGCTTGGGAAGTGCTAGAAAAGTGGGACAAGCCTTTTTTGACTGCCTTCGGGGACTCTGACCCGATTACGCGCGGAGGTGACCGCTATTTTCAGAAGAAAGTGCCGGGCGCACAAAATCAACCGCACATTACCCTAAGCGAGGCTGCTCATTTCCTGCAAGAAGATAAGGGCGAGGAATTGGCGCAGGTGATAATTGCTTTCATGCGGGGGAGTCAGGCGAATTAA
- a CDS encoding bifunctional folylpolyglutamate synthase/dihydrofolate synthase, whose product MNYQQALDYLYSFINYEKSGMPAANPAAYNLERIAYLLELLGNPQANYPSIMIAGTKGKGSTAVLCASALQEAGYRVGLYSQPHLHTYRERIRVDGALISREEVVTLVERLKPYVEQTLEAEASIGRITTYELGTALALQHFADGGVDIAVLEVGLGGRLDAVNVVTPLLSVISSISYDHVEVLGDTLAKIAAEKAGIIKPGGLVISAAQPPEAMAVIESISREQGAKLYRVGEDFTFNATDSVDITSERIKPVEPIILSAPANNAQIEVRLLLRGAHQYANAALAFGALLLQAQSPKGLRITTGAIKAGFEKTHWEARLEVLQDMSNKPLVIADGAHNAESAARLREALASTFNFEKLVFVVGSSSDKDIEGVFRELRRFTAPVSFILTRSRHPRAAVPTMLRDRGFSDNPQAPELVQNIAMALEEAHKLAGKNDLICVTGSLFVAAEAREYYGLALESDGSPD is encoded by the coding sequence GTGAACTACCAGCAAGCTCTGGATTATCTTTATAGCTTCATCAACTACGAGAAAAGCGGAATGCCTGCCGCTAATCCTGCCGCTTACAACCTTGAACGGATTGCCTATTTGTTGGAATTGCTTGGTAATCCCCAAGCCAATTATCCTTCTATTATGATTGCCGGAACCAAAGGGAAGGGTTCAACGGCGGTATTGTGCGCTTCGGCTTTGCAAGAGGCAGGCTACCGGGTGGGGCTGTATAGCCAACCGCACTTGCACACTTACCGCGAGCGAATCCGGGTGGATGGCGCGTTAATCAGTCGCGAGGAAGTGGTGACGCTGGTAGAACGTCTCAAGCCTTACGTGGAGCAAACGCTGGAGGCAGAAGCGAGCATCGGGCGGATTACTACCTACGAGCTTGGCACTGCGCTTGCCTTGCAGCATTTCGCGGATGGGGGAGTAGATATTGCGGTTCTGGAAGTGGGCTTGGGGGGTAGGCTGGATGCGGTAAATGTGGTTACGCCGCTGCTTTCGGTGATTAGCTCAATTTCCTACGACCATGTTGAAGTGTTGGGCGACACCCTTGCTAAAATCGCGGCTGAGAAAGCGGGTATCATCAAGCCGGGGGGATTAGTAATCAGCGCAGCGCAACCGCCCGAAGCAATGGCAGTAATCGAGAGTATCAGCCGGGAACAAGGCGCAAAGCTGTATCGGGTAGGCGAAGATTTTACGTTCAATGCTACTGATTCAGTTGACATAACTAGTGAGCGAATAAAGCCTGTAGAGCCTATTATTCTGTCAGCGCCCGCTAATAATGCTCAAATAGAGGTGCGTTTGTTACTGCGGGGGGCGCATCAATACGCCAACGCTGCGCTGGCATTTGGCGCATTATTGTTGCAAGCGCAAAGCCCAAAGGGGTTGCGGATTACTACAGGCGCGATAAAAGCCGGATTTGAGAAAACCCACTGGGAAGCGCGTCTTGAAGTTCTACAAGATATGTCCAATAAGCCGCTGGTCATAGCAGATGGGGCGCATAACGCCGAAAGCGCAGCGCGTTTGCGGGAGGCGTTGGCAAGTACTTTCAACTTTGAAAAGCTGGTATTTGTGGTCGGCAGTTCATCCGACAAGGATATAGAAGGAGTTTTTCGGGAATTGCGCCGTTTTACTGCTCCGGTGAGCTTTATCCTGACCCGCTCACGGCATCCGCGTGCGGCTGTGCCTACTATGCTAAGAGACAGGGGTTTTAGTGATAATCCTCAAGCACCGGAATTGGTACAAAACATAGCAATGGCGCTTGAGGAGGCGCATAAACTCGCCGGAAAGAACGACCTGATTTGCGTTACCGGGTCGCTTTTTGTGGCAGCAGAAGCGCGGGAATATTACGGATTGGCGTTGGAAAGTGACGGTTCGCCCGATTAA